A DNA window from Balneolaceae bacterium contains the following coding sequences:
- the dprA gene encoding DNA-processing protein DprA, with amino-acid sequence MGLSLVPGLGAHRIKVLLDRFDSAEGIFHASEKELLKTEGIGPATAREILGFGGWAEVDPILERTRRLGAGLIHQRHPDYPPLLHELHDPPLLLWVLGDPAALRLPGLAVIGTRRASQYGLEQAERLAGDIASAGMSVISGLAYGVDAASHRAALACGGVTVAVLGSGIDLIYPRPHRSLAAEIANSGGAVISEFPLGTPPEAGNFPVRNRVVSGMAYGTLVVESGEGGGSMITASAALDQCREVFAVPHPAGAGMGGNRLIQQGQAKLVTEVEEIFEELLLPVEPGEVQERVPQRSWRDHELDELGVRICRLLEAAPRHLDELGGRNAATLACGARDLPAASWNQESCDPWRARLESVERAQFLRDGPMWNTRRKGPPLPFPTSWRTHSALRGKSFFKFP; translated from the coding sequence GTGGGACTGAGCCTGGTGCCCGGCCTGGGCGCCCACCGCATCAAGGTACTGCTGGATCGATTCGACAGCGCCGAGGGCATTTTCCATGCTTCTGAAAAGGAGCTCCTGAAGACGGAGGGCATTGGTCCCGCCACTGCGCGAGAGATCCTGGGCTTCGGCGGCTGGGCGGAGGTGGACCCCATCCTGGAGCGTACCCGCAGGCTGGGCGCCGGACTCATCCACCAGCGCCATCCCGACTATCCTCCCCTGCTGCACGAACTGCACGACCCGCCCCTGCTGCTCTGGGTGCTGGGCGACCCGGCCGCCCTCCGCCTCCCCGGTCTGGCGGTCATCGGCACCCGGCGGGCCAGCCAATACGGACTGGAACAGGCCGAACGTCTGGCGGGAGACATCGCTTCGGCGGGCATGAGTGTGATCAGCGGACTGGCCTACGGGGTGGATGCGGCCTCCCATCGCGCGGCCCTGGCCTGCGGGGGCGTGACCGTGGCCGTCCTCGGCTCGGGCATCGACCTGATCTACCCGCGTCCCCACCGCTCCCTGGCCGCCGAAATTGCGAATTCCGGGGGCGCCGTCATCTCCGAGTTTCCCCTGGGCACCCCGCCCGAGGCCGGTAACTTTCCCGTGCGCAACCGGGTGGTCAGCGGCATGGCTTACGGTACCCTGGTGGTGGAGTCGGGGGAGGGAGGAGGCAGCATGATCACCGCTTCCGCGGCGCTGGACCAGTGCCGCGAGGTTTTTGCCGTGCCCCATCCCGCGGGCGCCGGCATGGGCGGCAACCGGCTCATCCAGCAGGGGCAGGCCAAGCTGGTGACCGAAGTGGAGGAGATCTTCGAGGAGCTGCTGCTGCCCGTGGAGCCGGGGGAGGTACAGGAACGCGTTCCCCAGCGAAGCTGGCGAGATCATGAACTGGACGAACTCGGCGTGCGCATCTGCCGGCTGCTGGAAGCCGCTCCCCGACACCTGGACGAGCTGGGTGGCCGCAATGCTGCGACGCTGGCGTGCGGTGCCCGGGACCTGCCGGCTGCAAGCTGGAACCAGGAAAGCTGCGACCCGTGGCGAGCACGGCTGGAGAGCGTCGAAAGGGCACAATTCCTGCGTGACGGCCCTATGTGGAACACGCGACGGAAGGGGCCGCCCCTGCCATTCCCGACCTCCTGGAGAACCCATAGCGCACTCCGGGGAAAGTCGTTCTTCAAGTTCCCGTAG
- the obgE gene encoding GTPase ObgE, which yields MRFADYAKLYVTAGSGGNGSVHFRREKYVPRGGPDGGDGGDGGDVLLKGNEQLNTLLDLRYHKYVKAGHGQDGAKSKRKGKDGEDEILEAPPGSVVFNADTGERIGEIAEHGQTLVLARGGNGGRGNWHFRTSTNQTPRKAEEGQPGEELTVEIELKLLADVGLVGFPNAGKSTLLSAMSGARPKIDSYPFTTLQPNLGVVTLNDYRTFVMADIPGIIEQAHEGRGLGIQFLRHIERNNLLLVMVSSQNDIDYEYNALMKELHSYRADLLDKPRILAVTKMDLQEDHKLDQEIDADIPVIPISAATGYNMDRLKEAIWEVLEQHEDPEEEEPTDLRPTP from the coding sequence ATGCGTTTTGCCGATTACGCCAAATTATACGTGACGGCCGGAAGCGGCGGAAACGGTTCCGTGCATTTCCGCCGGGAGAAGTACGTGCCGCGCGGGGGACCCGACGGGGGTGACGGGGGCGACGGGGGCGATGTGCTGCTGAAGGGCAACGAACAGCTCAACACCCTGCTGGACCTGCGCTACCACAAGTACGTAAAGGCCGGACATGGCCAGGACGGGGCCAAGAGCAAGCGCAAGGGCAAGGACGGGGAGGACGAGATCCTGGAGGCCCCGCCGGGCTCGGTGGTCTTCAATGCCGACACCGGCGAGCGCATCGGCGAGATTGCCGAACACGGTCAGACCCTTGTACTGGCGCGCGGCGGCAACGGTGGACGCGGCAACTGGCATTTCCGCACCTCCACCAACCAGACCCCCCGCAAGGCCGAGGAGGGGCAGCCGGGGGAGGAGCTCACGGTCGAGATCGAGCTGAAGCTGCTGGCCGACGTGGGACTTGTGGGCTTTCCCAACGCCGGCAAGAGTACCCTGCTTTCGGCCATGTCGGGCGCCAGGCCGAAGATCGACTCCTACCCTTTTACCACCCTGCAGCCCAACCTGGGTGTAGTGACCCTGAACGACTATCGCACCTTCGTGATGGCCGACATCCCCGGCATCATCGAACAGGCCCACGAGGGCCGGGGGCTGGGCATCCAATTTTTGCGCCATATCGAGCGCAACAACCTGCTGCTTGTTATGGTGAGCAGCCAGAACGACATCGACTACGAATACAACGCCCTGATGAAGGAGCTGCACTCCTACCGGGCAGACCTGCTGGACAAGCCGCGTATCCTGGCGGTGACCAAAATGGACCTGCAGGAGGACCACAAACTGGATCAGGAGATCGACGCTGATATCCCGGTGATACCCATCTCCGCCGCCACGGGATACAACATGGATCGACTTAAAGAAGCCATATGGGAGGTGCTTGAGCAGCATGAAGACCCCGAAGAGGAAGAACCCACCGACCTCCGACCCACCCCTTAG
- the accD gene encoding acetyl-CoA carboxylase, carboxyltransferase subunit beta: MPEGVWIKVPTTGETVHRRELEDNLWVDPMSGYHFRIGSDEYFSFLFDEGEFEEIGQEIQPTDPLDFEDRKKYTDRLKEYQKKTGHSDAVRVGVGAMNELKVVIACMDFGFIGGSMGSVVGERIGMAIDRAREDEIPLIIISQSGGARMMESVLSLMQMAKTSAKLAQLEEAGVPYISLMTNPTTGGVTASFAMLGDFNIAEPGSLIGFAGPRVIRQTIGRDLPDGFQTAEYLLEHGFLDFIVQRPQMKARLTKLLKVVLHRFEEA; this comes from the coding sequence ATGCCGGAAGGGGTCTGGATCAAGGTGCCCACCACCGGCGAGACCGTGCATCGCAGGGAGCTGGAGGACAATCTCTGGGTGGATCCCATGAGCGGCTATCATTTCCGCATCGGCAGCGATGAGTATTTCTCCTTCCTTTTTGACGAGGGGGAGTTCGAGGAGATCGGCCAGGAGATCCAGCCCACCGATCCCCTGGATTTCGAGGACCGCAAGAAGTACACCGACCGGCTGAAGGAGTATCAGAAAAAGACCGGGCACAGCGACGCCGTGCGGGTGGGCGTGGGCGCCATGAACGAGCTCAAGGTGGTCATCGCCTGCATGGACTTTGGCTTTATAGGAGGCAGCATGGGCTCGGTGGTGGGCGAGCGTATCGGCATGGCCATCGACCGCGCCCGCGAGGATGAGATTCCCCTGATCATCATCTCCCAGTCGGGCGGCGCCCGCATGATGGAGAGCGTGCTGAGCCTGATGCAGATGGCCAAGACTTCCGCCAAGCTGGCGCAGCTGGAGGAGGCAGGCGTGCCCTACATTTCGCTGATGACCAATCCCACCACGGGGGGCGTTACCGCCAGCTTCGCCATGCTGGGCGATTTCAACATCGCCGAGCCGGGCTCGCTCATCGGCTTCGCCGGTCCACGCGTCATCCGCCAGACCATCGGCCGCGACCTGCCCGACGGCTTCCAGACGGCGGAGTACCTGCTTGAACACGGATTTCTCGACTTTATCGTCCAGCGTCCCCAGATGAAAGCCAGGCTGACCAAGCTCCTCAAGGTGGTGCTTCACCGCTTCGAGGAGGCCTGA
- the tsaB gene encoding tRNA (adenosine(37)-N6)-threonylcarbamoyltransferase complex dimerization subunit type 1 TsaB, whose product MILAIETATDICSVACRDMEGGVHEKKIEAKGSHSERLFTYTRELMDELSFGVDDLQAVLVSEGPGSYTGLRIAASAAKGLLFASAAPLYGVHTLASFAAGVRAGLDLGDGDLQPRTVHCVIDARRVHLYHRSFDLHSSGMKARDQVEVLPIEKVEQMIRPGHLLAGTGLERIDPAVVEQTESRGTRPVSARSLLALWELPGREAFARRVTPEEFDPRYYTSPRRCSPEGAPPHIKILASCQNRYFGIYLNKNDSRCPGSNAKTKIYKPNSGRRCRKGSGSRCPPPARPCIAGSWRTISGWIP is encoded by the coding sequence ATGATTCTCGCCATTGAAACCGCCACCGATATCTGCTCGGTCGCCTGCCGCGATATGGAGGGCGGCGTGCACGAAAAGAAAATAGAAGCGAAAGGATCGCACTCCGAACGGCTCTTTACCTATACGCGGGAGCTCATGGACGAGCTGAGTTTTGGCGTGGACGATCTCCAGGCCGTCCTGGTGAGCGAGGGACCCGGTTCCTATACCGGCCTGCGCATTGCAGCCAGCGCGGCCAAGGGTCTTCTTTTTGCCAGCGCGGCGCCCCTTTACGGGGTGCACACCCTGGCCTCCTTCGCCGCCGGCGTGCGCGCCGGTCTGGATTTGGGGGACGGAGACCTGCAGCCCCGTACCGTGCACTGTGTGATCGACGCGCGGCGGGTGCATCTCTACCACCGGTCCTTCGACCTGCATTCCTCGGGGATGAAGGCGCGCGACCAGGTGGAGGTGCTGCCCATTGAAAAGGTGGAGCAGATGATTCGTCCCGGACACCTGCTGGCGGGCACCGGCCTGGAGCGTATTGACCCGGCGGTGGTGGAGCAGACCGAATCGCGTGGAACTAGGCCCGTTTCGGCACGCTCCCTGCTGGCGCTCTGGGAGCTGCCCGGGAGGGAGGCCTTCGCACGGCGTGTTACGCCGGAGGAGTTCGACCCGCGCTACTACACGTCGCCGCGCAGGTGTAGCCCTGAAGGCGCTCCGCCCCATATAAAGATTTTAGCTTCCTGCCAGAATCGTTATTTTGGCATTTACCTGAACAAAAATGACAGCCGATGTCCTGGTTCAAACGCAAAGACAAAAATATACAAACCGAACAGCGGAAGGAGATGCCGGAAGGGGTCTGGATCAAGGTGCCCACCACCGGCGAGACCGTGCATCGCAGGGAGCTGGAGGACAATCTCTGGGTGGATCCCATGA
- a CDS encoding DUF3857 domain-containing protein has translation MRNRLSAFTFLLVLVLAVTLRPAPAHAQDGGQADSARVPIRLAGPDELGPRTAYGEVPDSLLNLRPSDLPSFARGAPWLYAHKELYVTFDDESGSVVAVLHHIVRIKVFDASAREASVVSIPWYFDQEMEQIQELRAATWHPDGSRVALADSGRRVINVNARYNIMEFTMPDVTDGSVLEYSYKVRRRYIQELPEFYFSHPVPTLLAQVSVEYPAYLRYAASVENFPGGGSPEHRVERVDTSSVPRVFTFERPEPVTLEHWTARNLSAVREESYITSVDDYRAQVHFQISEFGLPRQPLENSWEFVVAELRRKQDILGRIASYDRARKLGAEIALAAGGGEAARDSIYRYLNGRVNYSGSSRASSAQGDSLVLEGVSADQAAINQTLTAMLRGAGIEAWPLLISTRTSGQLNRSFPSFYQFNAQLTWAADGDSSVIMDASFPHAQPGLIPVPMYNQTGLLLRGEDYQWVSTNPSGSVFAIDIQLEGELLPNGDLRGRVEASSAGYPKQTIRRRLSEGALPEEVIRQALFEGYGEISLSGSTLEGADDYDRQVRMRSEFRIPGYARSFTDALEYPPMVVGYLMSNPFESSSRDLPVTLDAPERLNLAYEIHLPDGWRAAGREEGGRSLELDGAWLQEEYRLEGNTLRYGYDIDISRIKFRKEQFPQLIRLYERWVELSNSAWQIHRN, from the coding sequence ATGAGAAACCGCCTTTCCGCATTCACCTTCCTGTTGGTGCTGGTTCTGGCCGTCACCCTCCGGCCGGCTCCAGCGCATGCGCAGGACGGCGGCCAGGCTGACTCCGCACGGGTGCCGATCCGACTGGCCGGTCCCGACGAACTGGGTCCACGTACCGCCTACGGGGAGGTGCCCGACTCCCTGCTGAATCTCCGGCCCTCCGACCTGCCGTCTTTCGCCCGCGGGGCCCCCTGGCTTTATGCCCACAAAGAGCTCTACGTGACCTTTGATGATGAGTCGGGAAGCGTGGTGGCCGTCCTTCACCACATCGTGCGTATCAAGGTCTTTGACGCCTCCGCGCGGGAGGCCTCCGTGGTTTCCATCCCCTGGTACTTTGACCAGGAGATGGAGCAGATACAGGAACTTCGGGCGGCGACCTGGCACCCCGACGGCTCGCGGGTGGCCCTGGCCGACAGCGGCCGCCGGGTCATAAACGTGAATGCGCGCTACAACATCATGGAGTTCACCATGCCCGATGTCACCGACGGCTCGGTGCTGGAGTACAGTTACAAGGTGCGCCGCCGCTACATTCAGGAGCTTCCCGAGTTCTACTTTTCCCACCCCGTGCCCACCCTGCTTGCGCAGGTGAGCGTCGAATACCCCGCCTATCTGCGCTACGCGGCCAGCGTGGAGAACTTTCCCGGGGGAGGAAGCCCGGAGCACCGGGTGGAGAGGGTGGACACCAGCTCCGTACCGCGTGTATTTACCTTTGAGCGGCCCGAGCCGGTCACCCTGGAGCACTGGACGGCGCGCAATCTCTCCGCCGTGCGCGAGGAGAGCTACATAACCTCCGTGGACGATTATCGGGCACAGGTCCATTTTCAAATCAGCGAATTCGGACTTCCGCGCCAACCCCTGGAAAACAGCTGGGAATTCGTGGTCGCTGAACTCCGCCGCAAACAAGATATTCTGGGGCGCATCGCCTCCTACGACAGGGCGCGAAAACTGGGGGCGGAGATTGCCCTGGCCGCCGGCGGCGGAGAGGCGGCGCGTGACAGCATCTACCGCTATCTCAACGGTCGGGTCAACTACAGCGGCTCCAGCCGCGCCTCCAGCGCCCAGGGCGACTCCCTGGTGCTGGAAGGCGTGTCGGCCGACCAGGCCGCCATCAACCAGACCCTTACGGCCATGCTGCGCGGGGCAGGCATCGAGGCGTGGCCGCTGCTTATCTCCACGCGTACCTCGGGCCAGTTGAACCGATCCTTTCCCTCCTTTTACCAGTTTAACGCCCAGCTTACCTGGGCGGCGGACGGCGACTCCTCCGTGATCATGGATGCCAGCTTTCCCCATGCCCAGCCCGGACTCATTCCCGTGCCCATGTACAACCAGACAGGCCTTCTGCTGCGCGGGGAGGACTACCAATGGGTGTCTACGAATCCCTCAGGCAGCGTTTTCGCCATTGACATACAGTTGGAAGGGGAGCTGCTTCCCAACGGGGATCTGCGGGGGCGGGTGGAGGCTTCCAGTGCGGGATATCCCAAGCAGACCATCCGCCGCCGGCTTTCCGAGGGCGCTCTCCCGGAAGAGGTGATCCGGCAGGCCCTCTTTGAAGGTTACGGGGAGATCTCGCTGTCGGGAAGCACCCTGGAAGGGGCGGACGACTACGACCGGCAGGTGCGCATGCGGTCGGAGTTTCGCATCCCGGGTTACGCGCGCAGCTTTACCGACGCCCTGGAGTACCCGCCCATGGTGGTGGGCTACCTGATGAGCAATCCTTTCGAGTCTTCCTCCCGCGACCTGCCCGTCACGCTCGACGCTCCCGAGCGGCTCAACCTGGCCTACGAGATCCACCTGCCCGATGGCTGGCGCGCAGCGGGCCGGGAAGAGGGCGGACGCTCCCTGGAGCTGGACGGGGCCTGGCTGCAGGAGGAGTACAGGTTGGAGGGGAACACCCTCCGCTACGGATACGACATCGATATCTCGCGCATCAAATTCCGCAAGGAACAATTTCCGCAACTAATTCGTCTTTATGAGCGATGGGTGGAGCTGAGCAACAGCGCCTGGCAGATACACCGAAACTAG
- a CDS encoding dihydroorotase produces MSHTPDLLIQNVRPVGRGHDGKRKSDIRIRGGKIAETGQGLEAGDGEKVLDGEGAYVSPGWMDMHVHLREPGHEHKETIETGCRAAVFGGFTEVACMPNTTPPIHTRDVVEFIKKKSAGLPVEVHPIGCVSQEREGRELAEMSDMKEGGAVAFSDDGDPVFDSGLMRIALEYASMLDVPVINHEEDLRLSRPGHMHEGRVSTRLGLDGTPGIAEEVMIARDLLLAQFTGGHLHVAHISTARAVELVRRAKEEGIRVTTEVCPHHFDLTDEEIERRDFDTNCKMHPPLRTAEDVEAIIGGLADGTIDAICTDHAPHAIEEKDVEFIYASNGIIGLETAWPVSVSRLLEPGHLDLAALMEKLVYRPREILNLEIPGLEEGGKANLTLFNTDERWTFTRDRVHSKSANSPYLGQELTGRAVAVYNKGRLVENRL; encoded by the coding sequence ATGAGTCATACTCCTGATCTCCTCATTCAGAACGTACGGCCGGTCGGCCGCGGCCATGACGGCAAGCGGAAGTCCGACATTCGCATCCGCGGCGGTAAAATCGCCGAAACGGGCCAGGGCCTGGAGGCGGGCGACGGCGAGAAGGTCCTTGACGGGGAGGGCGCCTATGTCTCCCCGGGCTGGATGGATATGCACGTGCATCTGCGCGAGCCGGGCCATGAGCATAAGGAGACCATTGAGACGGGCTGCCGGGCCGCTGTCTTCGGGGGCTTCACCGAGGTGGCCTGCATGCCCAACACCACCCCGCCCATCCACACCCGCGACGTGGTGGAGTTCATCAAAAAGAAATCGGCCGGCCTCCCCGTGGAGGTGCATCCCATAGGCTGCGTCTCCCAGGAGCGGGAAGGCAGGGAGCTGGCGGAGATGTCCGACATGAAGGAGGGCGGCGCGGTGGCCTTCAGCGACGACGGCGACCCGGTGTTCGACTCCGGCCTTATGCGCATCGCCCTGGAGTATGCCTCCATGCTGGACGTGCCCGTCATCAACCACGAGGAGGACCTCAGGCTTTCGCGTCCCGGCCACATGCACGAGGGAAGGGTGTCGACCAGGCTGGGACTCGACGGCACCCCGGGCATCGCCGAGGAGGTGATGATTGCGCGTGACCTTCTGCTGGCGCAGTTCACCGGGGGACACCTCCATGTGGCCCACATCAGCACCGCCCGCGCGGTGGAGCTGGTGCGCCGCGCCAAGGAGGAGGGCATCAGGGTTACCACGGAAGTCTGCCCGCATCACTTCGACCTCACCGACGAGGAGATCGAACGGCGCGACTTCGACACCAACTGCAAGATGCATCCCCCGCTGCGCACCGCCGAAGATGTGGAGGCGATCATCGGGGGACTGGCCGACGGCACCATCGACGCTATTTGCACCGACCACGCCCCCCACGCCATCGAGGAGAAGGATGTGGAGTTCATCTACGCTTCCAACGGGATTATTGGACTGGAAACGGCCTGGCCGGTGTCGGTGAGCCGGCTTCTGGAACCGGGGCATCTCGACCTGGCTGCTCTCATGGAAAAGCTGGTCTATCGCCCCCGCGAGATCCTCAACCTGGAGATCCCCGGCCTGGAGGAGGGCGGCAAGGCCAATCTTACCTTATTCAACACCGACGAAAGGTGGACCTTCACGCGGGATCGCGTGCACTCAAAGTCGGCCAACTCTCCCTACCTGGGACAGGAGCTGACCGGACGCGCTGTGGCCGTCTACAACAAGGGTCGCCTGGTGGAGAACCGTCTCTAG
- a CDS encoding DUF433 domain-containing protein has translation MSEQLLHRITKNPEICHGKPTIRGLRYPVDSMLELMASGMSHEEILEDYPDLEKEDLLACLEYAARVTQTKKAQKIAP, from the coding sequence ATGAGCGAACAACTCCTGCATAGAATTACCAAGAACCCCGAAATTTGCCACGGGAAGCCTACCATTCGCGGCCTGCGATATCCCGTTGACTCGATGTTGGAGCTTATGGCGTCGGGCATGAGCCATGAGGAGATCTTAGAGGATTATCCCGATCTGGAGAAAGAGGACCTGCTGGCCTGTCTGGAATATGCCGCACGGGTAACCCAAACCAAGAAAGCGCAAAAAATTGCCCCGTGA
- a CDS encoding exodeoxyribonuclease VII large subunit, whose translation MPQSELFTPSTLSVSDLTGEIKEILEGHFPDVRVEGEVSNASRSRSGHVYFTLKDEDAQLSCVIWRSTRSRREIELEDGQQIVAGGEIQVYPLTASTSSSCARWNRPERAPCRRPSKN comes from the coding sequence ATGCCGCAGTCCGAGCTGTTCACGCCTTCCACGCTGAGCGTTTCCGATCTTACAGGGGAGATCAAGGAGATTCTGGAGGGACACTTCCCGGACGTACGGGTGGAGGGGGAGGTAAGCAACGCCAGCCGCAGCCGCAGCGGACATGTATACTTCACACTGAAGGACGAGGACGCCCAGCTCTCCTGCGTGATCTGGCGCAGCACGCGCAGCCGAAGGGAAATCGAGCTGGAGGACGGACAGCAGATCGTGGCCGGCGGAGAAATCCAGGTCTATCCCCTCACGGCAAGTACCAGCTCATCGTGCGCTCGGTGGAACAGGCCGGAAAGGGCGCCCTGCAGGAGGCCTTCGAAAAACTGA
- the xseA gene encoding exodeoxyribonuclease VII large subunit has product MEQAGKGALQEAFEKLKARLKDEGLFEEKHKQALPKYPRRIGVITSATGAAFHDIRDTVAKRWPLATLVLHHASVQGVKAAPELVRAIEYFTREKNVDVLVVGRGGGSLEDLWPFNEEAVARALFACPLPVISAVGHETDFSISDFVADVRAATPTQAAILATPDINEQRMYVDDLATRVAEGVPERILRQKERVSQLLKSHALGAIRQKVINTRERIHSYAGRLKHVGERTLTGRRDRLKRLAEQLRHRGELQLSGRRERLTELRHRLEMLDMNAPLERGFVRVHQEGRWVRKAEAFDNDAAFELEWKDRRVDVHP; this is encoded by the coding sequence GTGGAACAGGCCGGAAAGGGCGCCCTGCAGGAGGCCTTCGAAAAACTGAAGGCCCGGCTGAAAGACGAAGGGCTCTTTGAGGAAAAGCACAAACAGGCCCTGCCGAAATACCCCCGGCGCATCGGCGTGATCACCTCCGCCACCGGGGCCGCCTTTCACGACATCAGGGATACCGTGGCCAAACGCTGGCCGCTGGCCACCCTGGTACTGCACCACGCCAGCGTGCAGGGCGTGAAGGCCGCCCCCGAACTGGTGCGCGCCATTGAATACTTCACGCGCGAGAAGAACGTGGACGTACTTGTGGTAGGACGCGGGGGCGGCTCGCTGGAAGATCTCTGGCCATTCAACGAGGAGGCGGTGGCACGGGCTTTATTTGCCTGCCCGCTTCCCGTGATCAGCGCGGTGGGACACGAAACGGATTTCAGCATTTCTGATTTTGTGGCCGACGTCCGCGCCGCTACGCCCACCCAGGCGGCCATCCTGGCTACGCCCGACATCAACGAGCAGCGGATGTACGTGGACGACCTGGCCACGCGGGTGGCCGAAGGAGTGCCCGAACGTATACTGCGGCAAAAGGAGCGGGTAAGCCAGCTCCTGAAATCCCATGCGCTGGGGGCCATCCGCCAGAAAGTGATCAACACCCGGGAGCGTATTCACAGCTATGCAGGCCGGCTGAAGCATGTTGGAGAGCGAACGCTCACCGGACGGAGGGACCGCCTGAAACGCCTGGCCGAGCAGCTGCGCCACCGCGGGGAGCTCCAGCTCTCCGGCCGCCGGGAACGGCTGACGGAGCTTCGTCACCGCCTGGAGATGCTTGACATGAACGCCCCGCTGGAACGGGGCTTCGTGCGTGTGCACCAGGAGGGGAGGTGGGTGCGCAAGGCGGAGGCCTTTGACAATGACGCGGCTTTCGAGCTGGAATGGAAGGACCGGCGGGTGGACGTGCACCCCTGA
- a CDS encoding ABC transporter permease — MRTIRFLLQKEFLQIFRNKGMLPIIFVMPVIQLVVLSFAATFELNRANLHLVDRDRSQLSQRLTAKLQASGYFRVASASGNSGEGIRLLQSGEADVVLEIPDGFGERLAGGGSAPVQFLIDAVDGTKAGLIQAYGQAIVADFNREVTPRFEAAGASGEAGAQVTRAGTIAVHPSNWYNPQLDYLHYMVPGILVVLVSMIGMFLSGMNIVRERELGTIEQLNVSPVRRYQFIIAKLLPFWIIAMFELALGLAIARWGFHIPFTGSVLLLMGVAALYLLVVQGLGLFISTVTHTQQQAMFIAWFIMVVFILMGGLFTPVESMPEWARQLTWGNPVAHFIEIMRRVMLKGAGLADIALLVGVLGGMAALILPAAVMRYRKKVQ; from the coding sequence ATGAGAACCATACGATTTCTCCTGCAGAAGGAGTTCCTGCAGATCTTCCGCAACAAGGGGATGCTGCCCATCATCTTCGTGATGCCGGTAATCCAGCTGGTGGTGCTCTCATTCGCCGCCACCTTCGAGCTGAACCGGGCCAATTTGCACCTGGTGGACCGCGACCGCTCGCAGCTCTCTCAGAGGTTGACGGCCAAACTGCAGGCCTCCGGCTACTTCCGGGTCGCCTCCGCTTCCGGCAACTCCGGCGAGGGCATTCGCCTGCTGCAATCGGGCGAAGCCGACGTGGTCCTGGAAATACCCGACGGATTCGGGGAGAGGCTGGCCGGGGGAGGAAGCGCGCCGGTGCAGTTTCTCATCGACGCGGTGGACGGCACCAAGGCGGGCCTTATCCAGGCCTACGGACAGGCTATCGTGGCGGATTTCAACCGGGAGGTGACTCCCCGATTCGAAGCGGCCGGCGCCAGCGGGGAAGCCGGCGCCCAGGTCACCCGGGCCGGGACCATCGCCGTTCATCCCTCCAACTGGTACAACCCGCAGCTGGACTACCTGCACTACATGGTGCCGGGCATCCTGGTGGTTCTGGTCTCCATGATAGGCATGTTTCTGTCGGGCATGAATATCGTGCGCGAACGGGAGCTGGGCACCATCGAGCAGCTCAACGTCAGCCCGGTGCGCAGGTACCAGTTCATTATCGCCAAGCTGCTGCCCTTCTGGATCATCGCCATGTTTGAGCTGGCGCTGGGACTGGCCATCGCGCGCTGGGGCTTTCACATTCCTTTTACCGGCAGCGTGCTGCTTCTTATGGGCGTGGCCGCCCTCTACCTGCTGGTGGTGCAGGGACTGGGGCTGTTCATCTCCACCGTTACCCACACCCAGCAGCAGGCCATGTTCATCGCCTGGTTCATCATGGTGGTGTTTATTCTCATGGGCGGGCTCTTCACGCCTGTTGAGAGCATGCCGGAGTGGGCGCGGCAGCTCACCTGGGGCAACCCCGTGGCACATTTCATTGAGATCATGCGCAGGGTCATGCTGAAGGGGGCGGGGCTGGCGGACATCGCCCTTCTGGTGGGCGTGCTGGGGGGAATGGCGGCCCTCATCCTGCCGGCCGCGGTGATGCGTTACAGGAAAAAAGTGCAGTAG